A genomic segment from Anabas testudineus chromosome 6, fAnaTes1.2, whole genome shotgun sequence encodes:
- the tmem170a gene encoding transmembrane protein 170A, producing MQERYSEIGFVQQILGLNLVPRKNGTNRGNDTSLSDFSEMWYGVFLWAAVSSLVFHLPAALLSLAMLRQHKMARFMPIAIVLMGIVGPVCGGVLTSAAIAGVYKAAGKRMISLEALVFGVGQSFCVLIISFLRVLATL from the exons ATGCAGGAAAGGTATAGCGAGATAGGTTTTGTCCAGCAAATACTCGGTTTAAATTTAGTGCCGAGAAAAAATGGTACAAACCGAGGCAACGACACATCTCTCAGCGACTTCTCAG aGATGTGGTATGGAGTGTTTCTGTGGGCTGCAGTCTCCTCTCTGGTCTTCCACCTGCCTGCAGCTTTACTCTCCCTTGCCATGCTGCGCCAGCACAAGATGGCCCGGTTCATGCCCATCGCCATTGTCCTCATGGGCATTGTGGGACCAGTTTGTGGAGGGGTCCTCACCA GTGCAGCAATAGCAGGTGTATACAAGGCAGCAGGAAAGAGGATGATCTCTCTGGAAGCTCTAGTTTTTGGTGTTGGACAGTCATTTTGTGTCCTCATCATCTCCTTCTTAAGAGTACTTGCCACCCTTTAG